GCCAGGGCGGGTTTGACCATCAGGGTGTCGGCGCCCTGTTCGGCGTCCAGGCGGGCCTCGCGCAGCGCCTCACGGTGGCCGCCGGCGGGATCCATCTGGTACGTGGCGCGGTTGCCGACGCTGGGGGTTGACCCTGCGGCGTCGCGGAAGGGGCCGTAGTAGGCGCTGGCGTACTTCACGGCGTAACTCATAATCGGGGTGTGCGTGAAGCCCGCGTTGTCCAGTGCAGCGCGGATCGCGGCGACCTGTCCGTCCATCATGGCGCTGGGCGCGATGACGTCGGCGCCCGCGCGGGCCTGCGACACGGCGGTCTGCGCGAGCAGGGCGAGGCTGGCGTCGTTGTCGACCGTCCAGGCGTCCGCGCCGCTCAGGCCGGGCACCTCGCACAGCGGGCCGCAGTGGCCGTGGTCGGTGTACTCGCACAGGCAGGTGTCCGCGATGACGGTCACCTCCGGCACGCTGTCCTTGATGGCGCGGGTGGCGCGCTGGATGATGCCGTCCTCGGCGTACGCCTGGGTGCCGGTGGCGTCCTTGTGGTCGGGAATGCCGAAGAGGATCACGCTGGGCACGCCCAGGGCCAGGGCCTCGCGGGCCTGCTGGACGGCACTGTCGATGCTGTGGCGCTGCACGCCGGGCATGGTGCCGATGTCGGTGACGGTGTCGCGTTCGTGAACGAAGATCGGGTGGATGAACTGGCTGGGGTGCAGGTGCACCTCGCGGGTCAGGGCACGCAGGGCGGGCGTGCGGCGCAGGCGGCGGGGACGGTCCATGCGTCTACGCTAGCGCGCGGGTGGCGGGACGAATGCAACGGACCTCCGGCGCATAAAAAAAGCTCCCCGACCTGGGGAGCTGTTCAGGGCCGGTGCAGGGTCAGACGGTGCCGAGGAGGCGGCGCACGGCGAAGCGCACGCGGCCCAGGCTGGACACGTCGTCGAACGCGGTCAGGAGCACCTGATTCCCGTGTGGGGTGAGCAGCACTGGACCGCCGTCCACGTCGAGCAGCAGTTCCTGCCACGCCTCGGTGTTCAGGTTGCTCTGCAGACTGCCGATCACGGCGCGGCCGGCCGCCACCAGGGTCAGTTCGGCGGGCACGTCGGTGTCCTTCAGTCCGGCCTTGGCGACGATCTTGCCGTCCAGGCTGACCAGGGCGCTGTGGCGCACGCCGCGCACCTCAAGGAGGCTGTTGATCATGCCTGCTCCTGTCGGGGCAGGTTGATGTCCAGGGCCAGTCGGGCCAGGGTCTGCTGGGCGGTGCGGGTGTCGCTGCCGCGGGTCATGGCGGCCCCGACGGTGTAGGCGCCGGTGGTGACGGCCACGACTTCCACACGTTCGCTGGTGAATGACAGGCGGGTGACGTCTCCGGTGCCCAGGCGGCGGCCGGTGCGGTCCATGCCCTGGCGCAGGGAGACGAGTTCGGCCGCCAAGCCGTCGCCGCCGTCGCCGTGGGATTCGATGGCCAAGCCGTCGGGGCCGACCAGGGCGGCGGCGATCACGCCGGGCAGGGTGCGCAGGGGTTCGAGGATCACAGCAGGGCCTCCAGTTTGCGGGCAGCGTCACGCCCGTACAGGCGGGCCTGACCGAGGTTGCTGCGGCCGTCTATGGCGAGCAGCAGGAAGTACTCGGTCTTGATCGGGTGCAGGTAGACGCTCAGGCGCTCGCCGCGCAGGTACAGTTCGCGCGGGACGCCGCCCTGCAGGGTGTCGGTGTACACGGTGTGCGAGGCGCGGTACAGGCCGGCGTGTTCGGCGACGAGCAGGCTCAGGTCGGCGTCGAGGGTGGCGTGCCCTTCGATCAGCAGGCCGTCGAGGCCCGCGATGGCGGCTGCCCAGGCTCCGTCGACGTCCCGTACCAGTTGTGTGAGTTGATCGAGCATCTGCCCCGCATCATATGCTGCGGGACTGCGGGGCGTGCGGCGGGTCTGACGGTGCGGTGGGGGCGCGAACCCCCCCGTGCCGTGCGGAATTTTTCACGTCCGGGTCAGGCGGTCGCGCAGCGCGGTCAGGTCGGTGTTCGGCAGGCCGTGTGCGGTCAGGTATGCGTCCAGAGTGCCCCAGTGATGGTCGATGTGGGTCAGGGTGTGCCGGATGTCGTCGGCCCGGGTCGGGGCGAACGGGGCGAGTTGCGCCCACTGCTCGGGCGTGCGGCGGGCCTGCATGTCCCGGTAGAAGTCGCGCAGGGCGGGGCCGCTGGCGGTGTAGTCGTCGGCGGTCTGGTCGCGGGTCTGTCCGGCGAGTTCGCTGCACAGGGCGGCGATCAGGCCGGTGCGGTCCTTGCCCGCGTGGCAGTGAATGAGGACCGGGCCGGGTGGGGCGTCGAGGATCGCGCCCAGGACGGTCACGATCTGGTTGGGTGCGTGGTCGAGCATGGCGCTCATGTGGTCGGCGTTGCTGCGGGCGGCGGCGCTGGCTTCGTTGAAGGCGCGGTGGCGCCACGGGAGCAGGGGGAGGTTCAGGTAGGCGGCGTGGCCCAGGTAGGGGGGTGGATCGGCCGCGCGTTCGGTGCGGCTGCGCAGGTCGATGATGCGGCTGAAGTTCAGGGCCTTCAGGTCGCGCCGACCGTCTGGCGTGAGGCGGCTGAGGGTGTCGCTGCGGGACAGGCCGGGAAGACTGCGGCGGAAATTCAGGAGGCCGCCGGGGGGCTGTTCGGAGGTGGTCATGGAGGGGGCAGTCTGGCGGGTTGTCCGCCGGGTCCGGGGTGGCGGGAGTGACGGTGTGGTGCGGGATTTCTGGGGTACAATGCGGTCATTGAGGGAGCCGGTTCTATTACGCCAAGAGCATAATGAGTGTGGTAGAATCAATCCATTCCCGGACTGGCCGGGCCTCGACATTTCAGGCTGACGCGGCGCCACTGCCGGGCCGCAGCAGCCTCACGACTGGAGCCACATGACTGGAATTCACCCCGTTGACATCACCAGTGAAGTCAAGACCAACTTCATCAACTACGCCATGAACGTGATCGTGGACCGCGCGCTGCCCGACGTGCGCGACGGCATGAAACCCGTGCAGCGCCGCATCATGTACGCGATGATGCTCGAGGGCCTGTACTCGAACGTCAAGCACGCCAAGTCCGCGTCCGTGGTGGGCGAGGTCATGAAGAAGTACCACCCGCACGGTGACAGCAGCATCTACGACGCGATGGTCCGCCTGGGCCAGTGGTGGAACATGCGCTACCCGATGGTGCACCCCCAGGGGAACTTCGGGTCCATCGACGGCGATCCGCCCGCCGCGATGCGCTACACCGAGGCGCGCATGACCAAAGTTGCCGAGGAAGTCCTGGCCGACCTGGAAAAGGAAACGGTCGACCTCAAGCCGAACTACGACGAGACGACCGTCGAGCCGTCGGTGCTGCCCAGCGCCGTGCCGAACCTGCTGATCAACGGCGCGTCGGGCATCGCGGTGGGCATGGCGACGAACATCCCGCCGCACAACCTCACCGAGATCTGCAACGGCCTGCTCGCGCTGATCGAGGATCCGGGCATCGGGCTGGACGACATGATGACGCACGTGCAGGGCCCGGACTTCCCCACGGGCGGGCGCATCAGCCGCGCGGGTATCCGGGAGGCGTACTCGACCGGGCACGGCGGCCTGAAGGTGCGCGGCAAGGCCCGCATCGACGAGAAGAACGGCCGCAACCAGATCATCATCAGCGAGATCCCGTATCAGGTGAACAAGACCAACCTGATCCAGACGATCAGCGCGATGTACAAGGCCGGGAAGATCCCGGACATCAGCGCGCTGCGTGACGAGTCCGACCGCAAGGACCCGGTGCGCATCGTGATCGACCTGAAGCGCGGCGCGATCCCCACGCTGGTGCTGAACCAGCTGTACAAGTACACGCAGCTGCAGAGCACGTTCACGATCATCAACCTGAGCATCGTGCACGGCGAGCCGCGCGTGCTGCCCCTGATCGACACCATGCGCTACTTCCTGGATCACCGCCAGGACGTCGTGACCCGACGCACAAAGTACGAGCTGAAGAAGGCGCAGGAACGCGCCCACATCCTCGAAGGTCTCTTGAAGGCGCTGGATCACATCGACGAGGTCATCACGCTGATCCGCGCCAGCAACACGGGCGCCGAGGCGCGCGACTCGCTGATGGCCCGCTTCGGCCTGACGGAAATCCAGGCGCAGGCGATCCTGGACATGCGTCTGCAGCGTCTGGTGGGCCTGGAGCGCGAGAAACTGCAGGGCGAGTACGACGAACTGCAGAAGACCATCGCGTTCCTGCAGTCGATCCTGGGTGACGAGAAGCTGCTGTGGCGCGAGATCAAGAAGGAGATCCGCGCGGTGCGGGACAACTACGGTGACGAGCGCCGCAGCGCGATCACGCTGCTGGAGGAGGACATCACCAAGGAGGACCTGATCGCCGTGGAGGACATGGTCATCACCATGACCAAGGCCGGGTACCTCAAGCGCACGAAGCTGGACGCCTACCGCGCCCAGAGTCGCGGCGGGCGCGGCGCGAGCGGCGGGAAGCTGCGCGAGGAGGACGTGAACACCCGCGTGTTCGTCGGAAGCACGCACGATTACCTGCTGTTCTTCACGGATCAGGGCCGCGTGTTCCACGAGAAGATCTACGACCTGCCGGAGGCGGGCCGTGACGCGAAGGGCACGCACATCCGCAACCTGCTCCCCAGCCTGCGCGAGGAGGAGAACGTCGCCAGCGTGCTGAGCGTGAAGGGCTTCGAGGAGGCCGGGTGCTTCATCTTCGCCACGAAGAACGGCATCGTGAAGAAGACGCTGATCACCGAGTACGGCAACATCACGTCCGCCGGTCTGATCGCGATCAACCTGCAGCCCGGTGACGAGCTGATCGGCGTCGGGATCGTGCAGGACGGCGACCACGTGGTCCTGGCGACCCGCAACGGCAAGGCGATGCGCTTCGAGAGCGGCGAGGTCCGCGAGACGGGCCGCGCGACGCAGGGCGTGATCGGCATCCGCCTGCGCGACGGCGAGGACGACGCGGTGGTCAGTATGGCGCTGGTGCCCGGCAGTGACGTGGACAGCGAACTGCTCGCGGTCAGCGAGTGCGGTCTGGGCAAGCGCACCCCGGTGGGCGACTACCCGGCCAAGGGGCGCGGCGGGATGGGCGTGATCACGCTGGACGTGACCGACAAGACCGGCAAGCTCGTGACCCTGGCCCGCGTGGGTGGCAACGAGGAACTGATGGTCCTGACCGAGAAGGGCACCGTGATCCGCACCCGCGTGGAGGAGGTCCGCGTGACGGGCCGCAACGCGCAGGGCGTGAAGGTGATCAACATCGGGGACAAGGACTGCGTGATCAGCGCCTTCCCGATCCGCCGCGAGGATGAACTGTAACCCCCTGAAGCCGCGTATCCGGGGTGGGCGGTGACGCCTCACCCCGGTTTCTTTCTTCCCGCTGTCTTTATCCGCCGTGCCGTGAGGGCCCGGTGAGGCGTAGCGGCGCACACTGCGGCGGTGGAGGCCGTGCTGGCGCGGGTTCAGGTGGTGGAGCGCGGCAGGGCAATCTGTAACCTAAAGCCAGATTAAAGAAACAAAACTGTTTACAAAAAAGTGAGATTGGGTTACACTGTGAGCACGTCGGGAAAGGGGCCTCACCCCGCCCCCGGCACCAGCGAACCCACCTCACACCCGCCCAAGGAGGCGAAACGAATGATCACCAACACCCGCACTGCCCGGACCTTCGTGGACACCGTGACCTACCGCCCCGGCGCCGTCATCCTCTACCCCGGCAAGAGCGACATGCTCTACCGCGTCTCCACCGGCCTGGTGCGCGTGCACACCATGGACGACGACGGCAACGGCCTGACCCTGCGCTACGTCAAACCCGGCGAGTACTTCGGCGAGGAAGCCCTGGCCGGCGTGAACCGCGCCTACTTCGCCGAGGCCGTCACCGACTCCAGCATCGACGTGATCAACCCCGCCCTGATGAGCGCCGAGGACAACCTGCACGTCACCACCCACCTGGTCCGCACGCTGGAACGCGCGTACGAGAGCATCTACCGCCTCGTCGGCAAGCGCCTGCGCGCCCGCATCGCCGGGGAACTGCTGGAACTCAAGGACACCGCGCTGGCCACTCAGCTCGACAGCGGCGAGACCATGATCTACGCCACGCACGACGAACTGGCCGCCGCCGTCGGCTCGGTCCGCGAGACCGTCACCAAGGTCGTCGGGGAACTGTCCCGCGAAGGCGTGATCAGCGCCGGGTACGGCAAGATCACCCTGAAGAACGAAGCGGCCCTGGCCGACATCGCCGCCGCGTAACGTTCAACCTCACCGCGCCGCCGCCTCCCACCTGGGGGCGGCGGTTTCTCTTGCACCCCCGCCTGTCCAGCCCTGTTTCTGTACATGTGACACCAATCCTGGACGGTTGGCATTCCCAGCGCGCCCCGCGTGTGCATAGACTCGGGCGATGACCCAGACCTACACCCCCCACCGCCCCCTGCGCGTCGCCGTGATCGGCAGCGGCCCCAGCGGCATCTTCGCCACCGAGGCCCTGCTGAAACAGACCGACCTACCCGCCCAGGTGGACGTCTACGACCGCCTCCCCACTCCCTACGGCCTGGTCCGCTACGGCGTCGCGCCCGACCACCTGACGATCAAGAGCGTCACGCGCGGCTTCGAGAAGACCCTCGGGGACCCGCGCGTGCGCTTCCTGGGCAACGTGGAATTCGGCAAGGACCTCACCCACGAGGACGCCCTGGCCCACTACGACGCCGTGCTGTACACCGTCGGGGCCAGCAGCGACCGCCGCCTGGGCATCCCCGGCGAGGACCTGACGGGCAGCATGAGCGCCACCGAGTTCGTCGCGTGGTACAACGGCCACCCGGACGCCGCCGCGCGCGAGATGGTCCTCAGCGCCAGCGGCGTCGCCGTGGTCGGCGTGGGCAACGTCGCGCTGGACGTGAGCCGCATCCTCGTGAAGACCGCGCAGGAACTCCACGAGAGCGACATCGCCGCGCACGCCCTGACCGCGCTGGACGCCAGCCACGTGCAGGACGTGTGGGTGCTGGGCCGCCGCGGCCCCGCGCAGGCCGCCTTCACCACCAAGGAACTGCGCGAATTCGGGGAACTGCACGCCGCCGAACCCGTCGTGAAACCGCAGGAGATCGCGCTGACCGAATCCGAGGAGGCCGCGATCACCGACAACACCAAGAAGAAGAACGTGGAGGTCCTGCGCGACTTCGCCGCCCGCGAAGCCGAGGGCAAGTCGCGGCGCGTACACCTGCGCTTCCTGGTCTCCCCCGTCGAGATCCTCGACGACGGGCAGGGACGCGTGGGCGGCCTGAAGGTCGAACGCAACCGCCTGGACGAGAACGGCAACGCCGTCGGCACCGGCGAGTTCGAGGTGCTGCCCGTGCAGATGGTGCTCCGCTCGGTCGGGTACCGCGGCGTGGCGCTGCCCGGCGTGCCCTTCGACGAGAAACGCGGCGTGATCGCCAACGACGAGGGCCGCGTGGCGGGCCGCGTGGGCGAGTACACCGCAGGGTGGATCAAGCGCGGCCCCAGCGGCGTGGTCGGCACGAACCGCAAGGACGCCACCGACACCGTCGCCCATCTCCTGACCGACGCGAAGGACGGCAGGCTGCCCGGCGCTGCCCACCCCACCCGCGACGCCGTGGATGCCCTGCTGGCCGGGAAGGGTGTGAAGGTCTACTCCTTCCACGACTGGCAGGTGCTCGACGCGCACGAAATCGCCGAGGGGCAGGCGCAGGGCCGCCCCCGCGCGAAAGTCGTGCACCGCGAAGTCATGCTCGGGCACCGCAAGGCCTGACCAGAAGAAGGCGGCGGCCCGCCAGTTCCGGGGGCCGCCTCCTTCCGTGGGGTTTCAGCTGATCAGGCCGGTATGCACGCGGGGCCTGAGGCCCTGCTGCCG
The Deinococcus sedimenti DNA segment above includes these coding regions:
- the hemB gene encoding porphobilinogen synthase — its product is MDRPRRLRRTPALRALTREVHLHPSQFIHPIFVHERDTVTDIGTMPGVQRHSIDSAVQQAREALALGVPSVILFGIPDHKDATGTQAYAEDGIIQRATRAIKDSVPEVTVIADTCLCEYTDHGHCGPLCEVPGLSGADAWTVDNDASLALLAQTAVSQARAGADVIAPSAMMDGQVAAIRAALDNAGFTHTPIMSYAVKYASAYYGPFRDAAGSTPSVGNRATYQMDPAGGHREALREARLDAEQGADTLMVKPALAYLDVLNLLKREFDLPVVAYNVSGEYSLIKAAAAAGFMDERRTVLETLTGMRRAGADAIITYHALDAARWIAEDARA
- a CDS encoding roadblock/LC7 domain-containing protein produces the protein MINSLLEVRGVRHSALVSLDGKIVAKAGLKDTDVPAELTLVAAGRAVIGSLQSNLNTEAWQELLLDVDGGPVLLTPHGNQVLLTAFDDVSSLGRVRFAVRRLLGTV
- a CDS encoding roadblock/LC7 domain-containing protein, yielding MILEPLRTLPGVIAAALVGPDGLAIESHGDGGDGLAAELVSLRQGMDRTGRRLGTGDVTRLSFTSERVEVVAVTTGAYTVGAAMTRGSDTRTAQQTLARLALDINLPRQEQA
- a CDS encoding roadblock/LC7 domain-containing protein; amino-acid sequence: MLDQLTQLVRDVDGAWAAAIAGLDGLLIEGHATLDADLSLLVAEHAGLYRASHTVYTDTLQGGVPRELYLRGERLSVYLHPIKTEYFLLLAIDGRSNLGQARLYGRDAARKLEALL
- a CDS encoding tyrosine-protein phosphatase, with protein sequence MTTSEQPPGGLLNFRRSLPGLSRSDTLSRLTPDGRRDLKALNFSRIIDLRSRTERAADPPPYLGHAAYLNLPLLPWRHRAFNEASAAARSNADHMSAMLDHAPNQIVTVLGAILDAPPGPVLIHCHAGKDRTGLIAALCSELAGQTRDQTADDYTASGPALRDFYRDMQARRTPEQWAQLAPFAPTRADDIRHTLTHIDHHWGTLDAYLTAHGLPNTDLTALRDRLTRT
- the gyrA gene encoding DNA gyrase subunit A, which encodes MTGIHPVDITSEVKTNFINYAMNVIVDRALPDVRDGMKPVQRRIMYAMMLEGLYSNVKHAKSASVVGEVMKKYHPHGDSSIYDAMVRLGQWWNMRYPMVHPQGNFGSIDGDPPAAMRYTEARMTKVAEEVLADLEKETVDLKPNYDETTVEPSVLPSAVPNLLINGASGIAVGMATNIPPHNLTEICNGLLALIEDPGIGLDDMMTHVQGPDFPTGGRISRAGIREAYSTGHGGLKVRGKARIDEKNGRNQIIISEIPYQVNKTNLIQTISAMYKAGKIPDISALRDESDRKDPVRIVIDLKRGAIPTLVLNQLYKYTQLQSTFTIINLSIVHGEPRVLPLIDTMRYFLDHRQDVVTRRTKYELKKAQERAHILEGLLKALDHIDEVITLIRASNTGAEARDSLMARFGLTEIQAQAILDMRLQRLVGLEREKLQGEYDELQKTIAFLQSILGDEKLLWREIKKEIRAVRDNYGDERRSAITLLEEDITKEDLIAVEDMVITMTKAGYLKRTKLDAYRAQSRGGRGASGGKLREEDVNTRVFVGSTHDYLLFFTDQGRVFHEKIYDLPEAGRDAKGTHIRNLLPSLREEENVASVLSVKGFEEAGCFIFATKNGIVKKTLITEYGNITSAGLIAINLQPGDELIGVGIVQDGDHVVLATRNGKAMRFESGEVRETGRATQGVIGIRLRDGEDDAVVSMALVPGSDVDSELLAVSECGLGKRTPVGDYPAKGRGGMGVITLDVTDKTGKLVTLARVGGNEELMVLTEKGTVIRTRVEEVRVTGRNAQGVKVINIGDKDCVISAFPIRREDEL
- a CDS encoding helix-turn-helix domain-containing protein; translated protein: MITNTRTARTFVDTVTYRPGAVILYPGKSDMLYRVSTGLVRVHTMDDDGNGLTLRYVKPGEYFGEEALAGVNRAYFAEAVTDSSIDVINPALMSAEDNLHVTTHLVRTLERAYESIYRLVGKRLRARIAGELLELKDTALATQLDSGETMIYATHDELAAAVGSVRETVTKVVGELSREGVISAGYGKITLKNEAALADIAAA
- a CDS encoding FAD-dependent oxidoreductase → MTQTYTPHRPLRVAVIGSGPSGIFATEALLKQTDLPAQVDVYDRLPTPYGLVRYGVAPDHLTIKSVTRGFEKTLGDPRVRFLGNVEFGKDLTHEDALAHYDAVLYTVGASSDRRLGIPGEDLTGSMSATEFVAWYNGHPDAAAREMVLSASGVAVVGVGNVALDVSRILVKTAQELHESDIAAHALTALDASHVQDVWVLGRRGPAQAAFTTKELREFGELHAAEPVVKPQEIALTESEEAAITDNTKKKNVEVLRDFAAREAEGKSRRVHLRFLVSPVEILDDGQGRVGGLKVERNRLDENGNAVGTGEFEVLPVQMVLRSVGYRGVALPGVPFDEKRGVIANDEGRVAGRVGEYTAGWIKRGPSGVVGTNRKDATDTVAHLLTDAKDGRLPGAAHPTRDAVDALLAGKGVKVYSFHDWQVLDAHEIAEGQAQGRPRAKVVHREVMLGHRKA